One segment of Synchiropus splendidus isolate RoL2022-P1 chromosome 4, RoL_Sspl_1.0, whole genome shotgun sequence DNA contains the following:
- the LOC128758188 gene encoding extracellular matrix protein 2-like, translated as MATPLPGGSTSRSAKVTPPVTELKPIEDLLPELLLRPEHLEDPGVEKRTGHAPWTTAAPQTSETVAQPEAEEPTAAQRSNHSVGRPSSAGAEDGSQRQKVQVSRPQTDHSIQRTTEAPFPFFSDDDCPPDCSCYGRVVQCSDRRVEQVPYGIPSNSRYILLMNNHIQGIQLDLLKHLSSLEFLLLSNNRLTDGAIADAFDGAPALKRLFLDGNLLASVPAGLPVWRSCVWRVTS; from the exons ATGGCCACGCCCCTCCCTGGAGGCTCGACCTCTCGCTCTGCCAAGGTCACTCCACCAGTCACCGAATTAAAGCCCATTGAAGATCTGCTTCCAGAGCTGCTCCTCAGGCCGGAGCACCTGGAAGACCCGGGAGTGGAGAAGCGGACGGGACACGCCCCCTGGACCACAGCAGCACCTCAGACCTCTGAAACTGTGGCTCAACctgaggctgaggagccaaCGGCAGCCCAGCGCTCCAACCACTCGGTCGGTCGACCTTCCTCAGCCGGAGCAGAAGACGGGAGTCAGAGGCAGAAGGTCCAGGTCAGCAGGCCCCAGACGGACCACAGCATCCAGCGGACCACAGAGGCCCCTTTCCCCTTCTTCTCAGACGACGACTGCCCCCCCGACTGCTCCTGCTACGGACG TGTGGTCCAGTGCTCCGACAGACGAGTGGAGCAGGTCCCCTACGGCATCCCGTCCAACTCCCGCTACATCCTCCTGATGAACAACCACATCCAGGGCATCCAGCTGGACCTCCTGAAGCACCTCTCCTCTCTGGAGTTCCTGCTGCTCAGCAACAACCGCCTGACCGACGGTGCCATCGCAGACGCCTTTGACGGCGCCCCCGCTCTCAAGCGCCTCTTCCTGGACGGGAACCTCCTGGCCAGCGTCCCGGCAGGTCTCCCGGTCTGGAGGAGCTGCGTCTGGAGGGTAACCAGCTGA